The Stratiformator vulcanicus genome has a segment encoding these proteins:
- a CDS encoding superoxide dismutase — protein sequence MPYDLPDLPYDYSALEPHIDARTMEIHHTKHHQAYINKVNAALEGHAELAGKPIEVLMAGLSTVPEEIRTAVRNNGGGHANHKLFWTVMSPDGGGNPDGELADAINQTFGSLDEMKSKFDTAAATRFGSGWAWLSVDNGQLTVESTPNQDTPLSEGRTPILGLDVWEHAYYLNYQNRRPDYVSAFWNVVNWGEVSKRYADAK from the coding sequence ATGCCTTACGATCTACCCGACCTTCCCTACGACTATTCCGCGCTCGAGCCGCATATCGATGCACGGACGATGGAAATTCACCACACGAAGCACCATCAGGCTTACATCAACAAGGTCAACGCCGCGCTTGAAGGCCACGCAGAGCTCGCGGGTAAGCCGATTGAAGTCTTGATGGCCGGCCTTTCGACGGTTCCTGAAGAGATCCGCACCGCCGTTCGCAACAACGGCGGCGGACATGCCAACCATAAGCTGTTTTGGACGGTGATGAGCCCCGACGGGGGTGGCAATCCGGACGGCGAATTGGCCGATGCGATCAATCAAACGTTCGGAAGTCTCGACGAAATGAAGTCGAAGTTCGACACCGCGGCGGCAACGCGGTTCGGCAGCGGTTGGGCGTGGCTGTCAGTCGACAATGGTCAGCTCACCGTCGAAAGCACTCCCAATCAGGACACTCCGCTTTCTGAAGGTCGCACGCCGATCCTCGGTCTCGATGTGTGGGAACACGCCTACTACCTCAATTATCAGAACCGCCGACCAGACTATGTGTCCGCGTTCTGGAACGTCGTGAATTGGGGAGAGGTCTCGAAACGGTACGCCGACGCGAAGTAA
- a CDS encoding glycosyltransferase family 2 protein, with the protein MRRSITVTCTTSDMSESQPCRDHFPRRVLTALPVYNEQQHIPVVLREVQRNSCDVLVIDDGSTDGTEELLKSHPGIRVVRHEQNSGYGAALSTAFRYAADEGYDTLVTIDCDGQHEPKLIPELANAVWRTESGKPFDMISGSRYLHAFEGDSAPPVERRDINRKITCVLNEHLGLGLTDAFCGFKAYRVEALASLDIDDPGYAMPLQVWVQAAAAKWRIREFAVPLIYLDEKRSFGGNLDDGRQRFAHYLSVLDAALADSGLPSLALEKLPCG; encoded by the coding sequence ATGAGACGATCGATCACAGTAACCTGCACGACGAGCGATATGAGCGAAAGCCAACCCTGCCGAGACCACTTTCCGCGTCGTGTGTTGACCGCTTTACCGGTCTATAACGAGCAGCAACACATCCCCGTCGTCCTGCGCGAAGTGCAGCGAAACTCATGCGATGTGCTAGTCATTGATGACGGTTCGACCGACGGCACCGAGGAACTGCTGAAGTCTCATCCGGGAATTCGCGTTGTCCGGCACGAGCAGAACAGCGGCTACGGCGCGGCACTCTCAACCGCGTTTCGATACGCGGCGGACGAGGGATACGACACGCTCGTGACCATCGATTGCGACGGTCAGCACGAGCCGAAATTGATTCCGGAACTGGCAAATGCGGTGTGGCGGACCGAATCGGGGAAGCCGTTCGATATGATTTCCGGAAGTCGATATTTGCACGCCTTCGAAGGCGACAGTGCGCCGCCCGTAGAACGGCGTGACATCAATCGCAAGATCACCTGCGTGTTGAATGAGCATCTCGGACTCGGCCTCACGGATGCCTTTTGCGGATTCAAAGCCTACCGGGTCGAAGCGCTCGCCTCCCTTGACATCGACGATCCGGGCTATGCAATGCCCTTGCAGGTATGGGTGCAGGCGGCTGCCGCGAAATGGCGGATTCGCGAGTTCGCCGTGCCGCTCATTTACCTCGATGAGAAGCGTTCTTTCGGTGGAAACCTGGATGACGGTCGGCAGCGATTCGCACACTATCTCAGTGTTCTCGACGCTGCCCTTGCCGACAGCGGGTTGCCCTCACTCGCGCTTGAGAAATTGCCTTGCGGCTGA
- a CDS encoding DUF481 domain-containing protein, whose protein sequence is MFEHTPICGPDTLTRFEAVILPSTRLAAFLLAVGVIGVCAASDPAGVIVFDNGERLDGQCRRIENGVMTWVLRQGGTVEIPINLVKSFEAAVPSVVPPAPAPPPGESDTLDDELSAFDRALRVMEVPPPVAELDDIAVMPTQYLTEPLRLSFWWRVKEALADASDSLFDEAGEWTKEIRLGGYWTEGNTRTSTLSFGGEFEREYRQMTADLEWSGQYKTAESEAVENRWWANGTLDFEKDDNWIVFVTARHEYDEFEDLLYRGSYAGGLGYRFINNKEKRLILRAGPGLTLEYFEDPLGARQTPDMFGELEFRYPILWRTSFDHKSTINQSFDDIGILRATNLSSLNIDLDEERLWALRVAARHEYNSDPNEGRGENDFTMTLQLVFHRQGASRVKFRPR, encoded by the coding sequence GTGTTTGAACACACCCCGATTTGCGGGCCTGACACCCTGACACGATTCGAAGCCGTAATTCTTCCGAGTACACGACTCGCGGCATTTCTGCTTGCCGTCGGAGTGATCGGCGTCTGCGCAGCGAGTGATCCAGCCGGTGTGATCGTTTTCGACAACGGGGAACGACTCGACGGACAGTGCCGCCGCATCGAAAACGGCGTCATGACGTGGGTGCTGCGGCAAGGAGGAACGGTCGAAATCCCGATCAACCTCGTCAAAAGCTTCGAGGCTGCGGTGCCTTCGGTCGTCCCGCCCGCTCCGGCGCCTCCCCCGGGGGAATCGGACACTCTGGACGATGAGTTGTCCGCTTTTGATCGGGCACTGCGTGTCATGGAAGTCCCACCACCGGTGGCCGAATTGGATGACATCGCGGTGATGCCGACCCAATATCTGACCGAGCCGCTGCGGCTCTCGTTCTGGTGGCGGGTCAAGGAAGCATTGGCCGACGCGTCCGATTCGCTGTTTGACGAAGCGGGAGAGTGGACCAAAGAGATTCGCCTCGGCGGCTATTGGACCGAGGGGAATACGCGCACCAGTACGCTTTCATTCGGCGGGGAATTCGAGCGGGAATATCGGCAGATGACGGCCGACTTGGAATGGTCGGGGCAATATAAAACTGCCGAAAGTGAAGCGGTCGAGAACCGCTGGTGGGCGAACGGGACGCTCGACTTCGAGAAAGACGACAACTGGATTGTGTTCGTGACCGCGCGCCACGAATACGACGAATTTGAAGACCTGCTCTACCGCGGATCATACGCGGGTGGTCTCGGTTACCGTTTTATCAATAACAAAGAAAAGAGGTTGATCCTGCGAGCCGGTCCCGGCCTGACGCTTGAGTATTTCGAAGATCCGCTGGGGGCCCGCCAAACGCCCGATATGTTCGGCGAACTTGAGTTTCGCTATCCGATTCTGTGGCGGACCTCGTTCGATCATAAATCGACGATCAACCAGAGTTTCGATGATATTGGCATCCTGCGGGCGACCAACCTCTCGAGTTTGAACATCGATCTCGATGAAGAACGGCTTTGGGCGCTGCGGGTCGCCGCCCGGCACGAATACAATTCGGACCCGAACGAAGGCCGTGGCGAGAACGATTTCACGATGACACTCCAACTCGTATTCCACCGGCAGGGGGCCTCGCGGGTGAAGTTCAGACCAAGGTGA
- a CDS encoding DUF6263 family protein, with product MRIGLALIGIGSLTLAASMVGCDKLPFFGAESAPPPTVAIPTEAPAPPEQRLELNLRKGDRFPLLKTVKQNLIQGHSTVEPSATSELRVVMAITVEDVVEDGRILLGVKYDRIQYTQKMGGHAFSYDSDEPAPSRLPPEVAVYAGMTGTGFQFWIGPDNQIIETVGYEEFATKCVSQVAESAREKLLTRLAQTTGDEFIANFVDDSIGLMPYRKHLGATVEIGDKWRRERRLVRPVRIFLAEENELTRLDDRIAEITVAGQVSPSKSYVANDDMRGDVSVEIRGGRSYGLCRIDRETGLPLESELHRHIRMRITVADGRQIDQVKEIVTSVRAFPAQSAAVRVRLDEAERR from the coding sequence GTGAGAATTGGACTTGCGCTGATCGGCATCGGGTCGCTGACGTTGGCCGCTTCGATGGTCGGATGTGACAAATTGCCCTTTTTTGGGGCCGAATCGGCCCCGCCGCCGACGGTTGCGATACCGACAGAGGCACCGGCACCGCCGGAACAGCGGCTTGAGCTGAACCTGCGAAAAGGGGATCGCTTCCCGCTGCTGAAAACGGTGAAGCAGAATCTGATCCAGGGTCATTCGACCGTGGAACCGTCTGCGACATCAGAACTCCGAGTCGTCATGGCGATTACGGTCGAAGATGTTGTCGAAGACGGTCGGATTTTACTCGGAGTGAAATACGACCGCATCCAGTACACCCAGAAAATGGGCGGACATGCGTTTTCGTACGACAGCGACGAGCCGGCACCATCACGCCTTCCGCCGGAAGTGGCCGTGTACGCCGGGATGACCGGGACCGGATTTCAATTTTGGATCGGACCCGACAATCAGATCATCGAGACGGTCGGATACGAAGAATTCGCCACCAAGTGTGTTTCACAAGTGGCGGAGTCGGCCCGTGAAAAGTTGCTAACGCGGCTTGCGCAAACGACCGGCGACGAGTTCATCGCGAATTTCGTCGATGACAGCATCGGGCTGATGCCCTACCGCAAGCACTTGGGGGCAACGGTCGAAATCGGTGACAAATGGCGTCGGGAACGGCGGCTCGTGCGACCCGTTCGCATCTTTCTGGCTGAGGAGAATGAGCTGACACGACTTGATGACCGGATCGCCGAGATCACCGTCGCCGGGCAGGTCAGTCCGTCGAAATCCTATGTTGCCAACGACGACATGCGGGGTGACGTTTCGGTCGAAATTCGAGGCGGTCGCTCGTACGGACTTTGCCGAATTGATCGCGAGACAGGCTTGCCGCTCGAATCGGAATTGCACCGGCATATCCGGATGCGAATCACCGTCGCCGATGGCCGGCAAATCGACCAGGTGAAAGAAATAGTGACGTCGGTTCGCGCGTTCCCGGCGCAGTCCGCAGCCGTCAGAGTGAGACTGGACGAAGCGGAACGACGCTGA
- a CDS encoding redoxin domain-containing protein: MTTKLELKQNTMPSLKLLAAFALLSATVSSAAAAEPTQVGQKCADFSLIDHRGKTHTLNEHAEAKVIVLAFLGAECPLAKLYSVRLQSLSERFADDGVVVLGINSNSQDSLAELAAFVTRHEISFPVLKDAGNRIADRLKATRTPEVFVLDQDRVVRYWGRIDDQYGIGYIRDSVAKPYVEWAVTDLLAGKSPRVASVEPVGCHIGRVQTESGDTTVTYFKHVAPILHEHCVGCHRQGEIAPFALTDPDEVRPWAPMIAEVVSEGRMPPWHATAPSGEVSDSDGSKLEFHEGVTYKNDRRMTNSEINQLIDWAAAAAPLGEPQPLEELPPRKTEWALPRKPDFVAQMRSEPFTVPAEGTVRYQYFRVDPKFTEDKWIRAAEALPGDREVVHHILVIVRPPAKSDSPAAGGGKFLVGYVPGLEPMILRDNRAKFVPAGSQLIFQMHYTPVGETRSDMSKVGFVFAEPDDVQYVVETRSAAHRRIKIAPNESKQYFTATSTIPYENAELMGMMPHMHLRGEAFRYRLIDPKSGVDQVLLDVPAYDFNWQTGYRLKSPIPLEKGQQIFCEAWYDNTKRNLANPDPDATVTWGDQTWDEMLIGYYDVAVPRTEFDSQPEMTRLDRLFARLDTNDDGVIERSEVPKRLEAIFKKVDRDGDGRLVKDDLKLFRQ; encoded by the coding sequence GTGACGACCAAACTCGAATTGAAGCAAAATACGATGCCGAGTCTGAAACTTCTTGCAGCGTTCGCTCTTCTCTCAGCGACCGTCTCGTCGGCCGCCGCTGCCGAACCGACCCAAGTCGGACAAAAGTGCGCTGATTTCTCGCTGATTGATCACCGCGGCAAAACCCACACGCTGAACGAGCATGCCGAAGCCAAGGTCATCGTGCTCGCATTTCTGGGAGCGGAGTGCCCGCTCGCCAAGCTTTACAGCGTCCGCCTGCAATCGCTGAGCGAACGATTTGCCGACGACGGCGTCGTGGTGCTGGGCATCAACTCCAATAGTCAGGATTCGCTGGCCGAGCTCGCGGCGTTCGTCACGCGTCACGAAATCAGCTTTCCCGTGCTCAAGGATGCCGGAAATCGAATCGCTGATCGCCTCAAGGCGACGCGAACGCCCGAAGTCTTTGTCCTCGATCAGGATAGGGTCGTCCGATACTGGGGGCGGATCGACGACCAATACGGTATCGGCTATATCCGCGACTCGGTCGCCAAGCCCTACGTGGAATGGGCGGTGACCGATCTATTGGCTGGAAAGTCACCGCGAGTCGCGTCGGTCGAACCGGTCGGATGCCATATCGGCCGCGTACAGACGGAATCGGGCGATACCACAGTCACCTACTTCAAACATGTGGCGCCAATCCTGCACGAGCACTGCGTCGGATGTCATCGCCAAGGCGAGATTGCACCGTTCGCCCTCACCGATCCCGACGAGGTCCGGCCGTGGGCCCCGATGATCGCCGAAGTCGTCTCGGAAGGGCGAATGCCGCCTTGGCACGCGACGGCTCCGTCCGGCGAAGTCAGCGACTCCGACGGCTCGAAGCTCGAGTTCCATGAAGGTGTCACCTACAAAAATGATCGGCGGATGACGAACTCCGAGATCAATCAGCTCATCGATTGGGCCGCCGCCGCCGCGCCGCTCGGCGAGCCGCAACCGCTGGAAGAACTGCCGCCGCGCAAGACGGAGTGGGCCCTGCCGCGCAAACCCGATTTCGTCGCACAGATGCGATCGGAGCCGTTTACCGTTCCGGCAGAAGGAACGGTACGCTACCAGTATTTTCGCGTCGATCCGAAATTTACGGAGGACAAATGGATTCGCGCCGCCGAAGCTCTCCCCGGTGATCGCGAGGTCGTTCACCATATCCTCGTCATTGTTCGGCCACCTGCGAAGTCCGACAGTCCCGCGGCCGGCGGCGGCAAATTTCTGGTCGGATACGTACCCGGTTTGGAGCCGATGATTCTCCGAGACAACAGGGCGAAATTCGTTCCGGCCGGATCGCAATTAATTTTTCAAATGCATTACACGCCCGTCGGAGAAACCCGGAGCGATATGAGCAAGGTCGGCTTTGTCTTCGCTGAGCCTGATGATGTTCAATATGTCGTCGAAACCAGAAGCGCCGCGCATCGTCGAATCAAAATCGCGCCTAATGAATCGAAACAGTACTTTACGGCGACGTCGACAATCCCCTACGAGAACGCTGAATTAATGGGGATGATGCCGCACATGCACTTGCGCGGTGAAGCATTTCGCTATCGCTTAATCGACCCGAAGTCAGGAGTCGATCAAGTGCTGCTCGATGTTCCCGCTTATGACTTTAATTGGCAAACCGGCTATCGACTTAAGTCACCAATCCCACTTGAGAAAGGCCAGCAGATATTCTGCGAAGCGTGGTACGATAATACGAAACGAAATCTCGCCAATCCCGACCCTGATGCGACGGTGACCTGGGGCGACCAGACTTGGGATGAAATGCTGATCGGCTACTATGACGTCGCAGTTCCCCGCACGGAATTCGACAGCCAGCCCGAAATGACCCGACTCGACCGCTTATTCGCTCGGCTCGATACCAATGACGACGGCGTGATTGAACGGAGCGAAGTGCCGAAGAGGCTCGAAGCGATCTTTAAGAAGGTCGACCGTGATGGGGATGGAAGATTGGTTAAGGATGATCTGAAGCTCTTCAGGCAGTGA
- a CDS encoding cysteine hydrolase family protein, with protein sequence MPTPTLLLIDIQNDYFPGGKWTLDGMEAAASNAAKLLSAARRAGTPVIHVRHEFPSEEAPFFIAGSEGAKIYEQVAPANDESVVLKHHVNAFRETNLKDVLDEIGTERLTICGAMSHMCVDAGTRAAADLGYDLTVVHDACATRDQEFGGTFVPAAQVHASFMAALGFAYANVVSTNDYLA encoded by the coding sequence TTGCCCACTCCGACCCTTCTACTTATCGATATTCAAAATGACTATTTCCCGGGAGGAAAATGGACGCTCGACGGGATGGAAGCCGCAGCATCGAATGCCGCGAAGCTCTTATCAGCGGCGCGAAGAGCCGGCACGCCGGTGATTCATGTGCGGCATGAGTTCCCTTCCGAAGAGGCACCGTTCTTCATTGCCGGTTCCGAAGGCGCAAAAATTTATGAGCAGGTCGCTCCAGCCAATGACGAATCGGTCGTCTTAAAGCACCACGTCAATGCGTTTCGCGAAACGAATCTCAAGGACGTCCTCGACGAAATCGGGACCGAGCGGCTCACCATCTGCGGGGCGATGAGTCACATGTGCGTCGACGCGGGAACCCGTGCGGCGGCTGACTTGGGATACGATTTGACCGTCGTACATGACGCGTGCGCGACCCGCGACCAGGAGTTTGGAGGCACTTTCGTGCCTGCCGCGCAGGTGCATGCGTCATTCATGGCGGCACTTGGGTTCGCGTACGCGAACGTCGTGTCGACCAACGACTACCTCGCGTGA
- a CDS encoding ATP-binding protein, whose translation MNYEKLGAFYLGKRYDLAEREVTDELYLYDSKDLTTHALCVGMTGSGKTGLCLSLIEEAAIDHVPVIAIDPKGDLGNLMLTFPDLKADDFRPWVDERAALNKGRTADQAAADAAKLWKQGLAAWDQTPERIAKFKESAEVSIYTPGSNAGIPLTVLKSFSAPAQEVIDDAETFRERVSSSTSGLLSLLGIKADPVRSREHILLSNILDTSWRAGTDLSIGGLIHAIQEPPFEKVGVLDLETFYPLKDRTELAMTVNNLLASPTFAGWMEGEPLDVQSLMFTSEGQPRISILSIAHLSEDERMFFVTILLGEILSWTRSQAGTSSLRAILYMDEVYGFFPPVANPPSKQPMLTLLKQARAYGLGCVLATQNPVDLDYKGLSNIGTWFLGRLQTERDKARVLEGLEGASTQAGTTFDRAEMEATLAALGGRVFLANNVHEDKPVIFQTRWALSYLRGPLTRRQIETLMADQKAEAIATADEEHSPEELKSDEAGAKPVVPKQIRQYVLPVRGEISGVIVYRPALLGRARMHFARVSYGVDVTRDIAMLVPIRNSVPVHVWDETLSIDPAELGDIVNALPDASFSEPAPALLRPKSYETWEKKLKDHLYRSERVIVLKSKSPKLYSEADETEGAFRARLSHLLREERDLEKEKLRNTYARKANTINGRLESARAAVDRERDQANRATMSAAMSFGSTILGALFGRKLASRSNVTKATSSMKSVGRAADQRADIGEAQKKVERYEAELQELDAELRAELEAIEEEFDPNAIEFEELTVKPKKTDIECVPVALVWTPWVRDADGMVEPAFDSE comes from the coding sequence ATGAATTATGAGAAACTGGGCGCGTTCTACCTCGGCAAGCGATACGACCTCGCCGAGCGTGAGGTGACGGACGAGTTGTATCTGTACGACTCGAAGGACCTCACGACGCATGCGCTTTGCGTCGGCATGACCGGCAGCGGGAAGACGGGGCTGTGCCTGTCGCTCATCGAAGAGGCGGCAATCGATCACGTGCCGGTCATCGCGATCGATCCGAAGGGCGATCTCGGCAATTTGATGCTGACGTTTCCCGATCTCAAAGCGGATGATTTCCGACCTTGGGTCGACGAACGTGCGGCGCTCAACAAAGGCCGCACCGCCGATCAGGCCGCGGCTGATGCGGCAAAGCTTTGGAAGCAGGGGCTCGCGGCGTGGGATCAGACTCCCGAGCGGATCGCGAAATTCAAGGAGTCCGCCGAGGTCTCGATCTACACGCCCGGCAGCAACGCGGGAATCCCGTTGACGGTGCTAAAGTCGTTTTCAGCGCCCGCTCAGGAAGTCATCGACGATGCCGAGACGTTTCGCGAGCGGGTGTCGTCCTCCACGTCGGGTCTTCTCTCGCTCCTGGGGATCAAGGCCGACCCGGTCCGAAGTCGAGAGCATATTCTGCTGTCAAACATTCTCGACACGTCTTGGCGTGCGGGGACCGACCTTTCGATCGGCGGCCTAATTCATGCGATCCAGGAGCCCCCATTTGAAAAGGTCGGCGTTCTCGATTTAGAGACATTTTACCCGCTCAAAGATCGGACCGAGTTGGCGATGACGGTCAATAACTTGCTCGCCTCACCGACGTTTGCCGGCTGGATGGAGGGGGAGCCGCTCGATGTGCAATCACTGATGTTTACGTCCGAGGGCCAACCTCGCATTTCGATTCTGTCGATCGCCCATTTGAGTGAGGACGAGCGAATGTTTTTCGTCACGATCCTACTGGGGGAAATCTTATCCTGGACGCGGTCTCAGGCCGGCACATCGTCACTGCGGGCGATTCTCTACATGGACGAGGTTTACGGTTTCTTCCCTCCGGTCGCGAATCCTCCGTCAAAGCAGCCCATGTTGACGTTGCTGAAGCAGGCCCGGGCGTACGGACTCGGCTGCGTTCTCGCCACGCAGAACCCGGTCGATCTCGACTACAAGGGGCTATCAAATATCGGAACATGGTTTCTCGGCCGCTTGCAGACCGAACGTGATAAGGCCCGCGTTCTGGAAGGCCTCGAAGGAGCCTCAACTCAGGCCGGCACGACGTTTGATCGCGCGGAGATGGAAGCCACGCTCGCGGCTCTGGGCGGTCGAGTGTTCTTGGCGAATAACGTCCACGAAGACAAACCGGTGATCTTCCAGACGCGGTGGGCCCTGTCATACCTGCGAGGCCCGCTGACTCGTCGGCAGATTGAAACGCTGATGGCTGATCAGAAAGCGGAGGCCATCGCGACCGCCGATGAAGAACATTCGCCGGAGGAATTGAAGTCTGATGAGGCGGGCGCGAAGCCGGTCGTCCCAAAACAGATTCGCCAATACGTCCTTCCGGTCCGCGGCGAAATCTCGGGCGTCATTGTATACCGCCCGGCACTTCTCGGGCGGGCGCGGATGCATTTCGCCCGCGTTAGCTACGGCGTCGACGTGACCCGCGATATCGCGATGCTTGTACCGATCCGTAACTCGGTCCCCGTTCACGTGTGGGACGAAACGCTTTCCATCGATCCCGCAGAACTTGGGGACATCGTCAACGCATTGCCCGATGCAAGTTTCAGCGAACCGGCACCAGCACTGCTGCGACCGAAGAGTTATGAGACCTGGGAAAAGAAGCTGAAAGATCACCTTTACCGCTCGGAGCGGGTCATCGTACTGAAGAGCAAGTCGCCCAAGCTTTACTCAGAGGCGGACGAAACCGAGGGGGCGTTCCGCGCCCGCTTGTCGCATTTGCTGCGTGAAGAGCGAGACCTTGAGAAAGAGAAGCTTCGCAATACGTATGCTCGCAAAGCAAACACAATTAATGGTCGCCTCGAATCAGCGCGTGCGGCCGTCGATCGCGAGCGTGATCAGGCGAATCGAGCCACGATGTCGGCAGCAATGTCGTTCGGGTCGACGATTCTGGGAGCGCTGTTCGGTCGCAAACTCGCCAGTCGCTCGAATGTGACCAAAGCGACATCGTCGATGAAAAGTGTCGGTCGCGCCGCCGACCAACGGGCCGATATCGGAGAGGCTCAGAAGAAAGTGGAACGTTACGAAGCCGAACTTCAAGAACTCGACGCCGAACTCAGAGCGGAACTGGAGGCGATCGAAGAAGAGTTCGACCCAAATGCAATTGAATTCGAAGAGTTAACCGTCAAGCCGAAGAAGACCGACATCGAATGTGTCCCGGTCGCACTCGTCTGGACACCGTGGGTGCGCGACGCCGACGGAATGGTCGAACCCGCATTCGATTCGGAATGA